From Parus major isolate Abel chromosome 1A, Parus_major1.1, whole genome shotgun sequence, the proteins below share one genomic window:
- the NUP37 gene encoding nucleoporin Nup37: MKQDSTRNTSYTVDCEDYVHVVKFNPFDSGDSCSLIAYGGSNYVVVGTCRFQEEDAEVEGMQYKTLRTFHHGIRVDAIAWSPETRLDAIPPQIRFCTAASDRKLRLFTSDLQDKNEFKTFDGHSDYINDLVFAPNEGQEIASVSDDHTCRVWDLEGNEKAHFVLRSPGMSVCWHPEEAFKLMVAEKNGTIRFYDLITQQAILSLECEQTPLMSADWCLKNPLKIGAVAGSDWLIWDITRSSYPQDKRPVHVDRARLFRWSRVNENLFATTGYPGKTTTQLLVHHLGHPQPILSGTAAVGSGLTWHRTLPLCAVGGDHKIFFWVTEM; this comes from the exons atgaagcaaGATTCTACTAGAAACACTTCTTACACTGTGGATTGTGAAGATTATGTGCATGTGGTAAAATTCAATCCATTTGACAGTGGAGATTCATGTTCCCTCATTGCTTATGGTGGCAGCAATTACGTGGTAGTTGGGACTTGCAGATTCCAG GAGGAAGATGCAGAAGTGGAAGGCATGCAGTATAAGACACTAAGAACATTTCACCATGGAATCAGAGTTGATGCCATAGCATGGAGTCCTGAAACTAGACTTGATGCTATACCTCCCCAGATAAG GTTTTGTACTGCAGCTTCTGATAGGAAATTAAGGCTCTTTACTTCTGACTTACAGGACAAGAATGAATTTAAG ACATTTGATGGCCACTCAGATTACATTAATGATCTGGTCTTTGCTCCCAACGAAGGTCAAGAAATTGCAAGTGTAAGTGATGATCACACCTGCAG gGTCTGGGATttggaaggaaatgagaaagCCCATTTTGTTTTACGTTCTCCTGGAATGAGTGTTTGCTGGCATCCTGAGGAGGCTTTTAAG CTGATGGTGGCAGAGAAGAATGGGACAATACGATTCTATGACCTGATTACACAGCAGGCCATTCTTTCCCTGGAGTGTGAACAAACACCACTGATGTCAGCAGACTGGTGTTTAAAAAATCCCCTTAAAATTGGAGCAGTTGCTGGAAGTGATTGGCTGATCTGGGATATCACTCGCTCCAG TTATCCACAGGATAAGAGACCTGTCCATGTTGATCGAGCCAGATTATTCAG GTGGTCCCGAGTGAATGAAAATCTATTTGCAACGACTGGATATCCAGGAAAGACAACTACTCAATTACTGGTTCATCATTTAGGGCATCCCCAG cccATTCTTAGTGGAACTGCAGCTGTAGGATCTGGTTTGACATGGCACAGAACTCTTCCATTATGTGCAGTTGGAGGAGaccataaaattttcttttgggttactgaaatgtaa